GCCTCCCGACACACAAGGATGATGCGAGACCATGGGATTTCAGTACCTCTTCGGTCCGGTCCCGTCGCGCAGGCTCGGTGTTTCGCTCGGCATTGATCTGGTACCCTTCAAAACCTGCAGTTTCAACTGTATCTTCTGCGAATGCGGACCGACGACGGACCTTACGACGGAACGGAAGGAATATGTCCCGACGGATGATGTCATACGGGAACTCGACACGTTTCTCGCCTCGCACCCGCATCTTGATTTCATTACCTTTTCCGGTTCGGGAGAACCGACGCTCCATACGGGAATCGGGGCAATTGCTCGACATGTAAAGGAACGTTTCCCCGGGTACCGGCTGGCACTCCTTACAAATTCGAGCCTGCTTTCCGATGCGAAGGTCAGGAACGACATACTCGATATCGATGTCGTCATCCCCTCCCTCAATGCGGTTTCGGAACGAGTCTTCCGAAAGATAAACCGGTCGCACCCGTCTCTCTCACCGGACCAGATTACCGATGGCCTGATCGCATTCAGAAGCGAATATTCCGGTGCAATCTGGCTTGAAATCTTCATCATCCCGGGCCTCAACGACACTCCCGGAGAACTGGATCTGCTGAAGGCCGCCCTACGGAAGATACGGCCCGATAAGGTTCAGCTCAATACCCTTGACCGTCCCGGCGTCGTCGACTGGGTCAACCCGTCACCGGCGTCCGACATGGAGCGGATTGCACGGCATCTCGATTACCCCGGTGTCGAGATCATCACGGGTGCGGAGTCACGCTCGGAGATTCCCTGTTTTTCAGCCGACGTCCTTGAGACGATTCTCCGGACGATCAGGAGACGGCCCTGTACGATGCAGGATCTGGCCCGGATCACCGGCCTTCATCCCGATGAAATCACGAAATACACCGGTATCCTGCGGGAAAGAAATCTTATTCTGGAAAAAAGGGAAGAAAGAGGTATATTTTATACCTGTGCCCCATGAGACGGGAAATCCGGATTCCACGGTGGAATCCGCCCGATTCTCCCTCCTATCCGAGTGCAACATCCAGTATCATCATCACGACGAATCCGATCATCGCTCCCATCGTGGCAAGATCGGAATTCCCGTGCAGCTGCGACTCGGGGACCACCTCCTCAACCACCACGAAGATCATCGCACCCGCGGCGAATGCGAGGGCGTAGGGAAGCACCGGCATGACGAAATACACGAGTGCCGCTCCGATGAGGGCGGCAACCGGCTCCACCTGTGCGGAGAGCTGCCCGTACCAGAAACTTTTCCGGATAGAAAAACCCTCCCTCCTGAGCGGGACGGATACGGCAACGCCCTCGGGAATATTCTGGATGCCGATCCCGATGGCCAGTGCAACCGCACCTCCCAGCGTTGCCGAGGGCAGACCGGATGCGAGGGCACCGAACGCCACACCGACGGCAAGCCCTTCGGGAATGTTATGCAGCGTAATGGCCAGAACCAGCAGGGTTGCTTTCTGAAGCGATGATGCGGGCCCTTCGGCCTCGCTCACCGGAAAGCCAAGGTGGAGATGGGGGAGAATTTTGTCGATGATGCCGAGAAATATCCCGCCCAGGACAAATCCGACGGCAGCAGGAAGCCATTCAGGCAGCCCCGTCTCGG
This DNA window, taken from Methanoculleus sp. SDB, encodes the following:
- a CDS encoding dihydroorotate dehydrogenase, whose protein sequence is MELFAQQNPITQAFLAGLFTWALTALGAATVVLMKEVDRRILDLMLGFAAGVMIAASFWSLLVPAIELAAETGLPEWLPAAVGFVLGGIFLGIIDKILPHLHLGFPVSEAEGPASSLQKATLLVLAITLHNIPEGLAVGVAFGALASGLPSATLGGAVALAIGIGIQNIPEGVAVSVPLRREGFSIRKSFWYGQLSAQVEPVAALIGAALVYFVMPVLPYALAFAAGAMIFVVVEEVVPESQLHGNSDLATMGAMIGFVVMMILDVALG
- a CDS encoding radical SAM protein, producing MGFQYLFGPVPSRRLGVSLGIDLVPFKTCSFNCIFCECGPTTDLTTERKEYVPTDDVIRELDTFLASHPHLDFITFSGSGEPTLHTGIGAIARHVKERFPGYRLALLTNSSLLSDAKVRNDILDIDVVIPSLNAVSERVFRKINRSHPSLSPDQITDGLIAFRSEYSGAIWLEIFIIPGLNDTPGELDLLKAALRKIRPDKVQLNTLDRPGVVDWVNPSPASDMERIARHLDYPGVEIITGAESRSEIPCFSADVLETILRTIRRRPCTMQDLARITGLHPDEITKYTGILRERNLILEKREERGIFYTCAP